Within the Halorhabdus rudnickae genome, the region TATGCGTGTCCACGTTTCGGATGTCAGCGATGCACTCGGAAAGGCCGAGTGCCGGCGAGTAGTGGTACCGCGAGTTTTCGAGGCGTTCCCACAGTTCGTTGTGGGTATCCTCGTCGGCGAGTGCGACATAGATCCGATACACCGGGTCGACGAGCATCTCGTAGGTGTCGCGCTGGCGGTCGTACTCCACGTAGGACTTGGGGGTCAGCATCTCTGCCGACTTCGTGTAGTGCTTTTCCTCTGGGAGGTACTGGATGGCTTGTTCGTTCGTGTTGACCGTGGTGATCCCCATCGTGTAGGTGTGGGGCATCTCCTTCGGGACAACCGCGATCGCGGACGACGACGGGGAAAACAGGTCGTAGTAACTGTTTCGCGCCATTCCCATAATCCCCGCGAGCAATCCGGCGATGGTCGTCCGTGGCGGGACGCGGTAGCTGGGCTTGGCGCTATTGTTACCGACCTTCCGGAAGTGGGCGAAGTCAGCGGTTATGTCGAACCCGATGCAAGTATCAGGAACGTACCGAGCGGTCGACGAGTCGCCGCCATCGGACGCGTAGTCGGTGGGGTCTTGTTGCGTCATATGCAGAGAAATGAGGGGCGGTTTCAGTTCGTGTACCGCTCGTACACGTCGTAGGCGTCGACCGCCTCGGTACCGAGAGAATCTTCGAGGGCGGTGAAGAAAGCCTCGCGGTCGCCCGTCTCGCCGCTGGGGAGCGCGAAGTCAACGGCACTGTCGGCGGTGACGTGGACGGTGTCGATCCGGGCCTTATGTTCGGCAAGCGCGGCCACGAGTTCCGAGACGTCGAGGTGGAAGTCGCCCATCCCGCGAATCTCGTCCTCGGGCAGGTCACTGGCCACGCCGATGCGGTCGTTAAGCCGCCCGATCTCGAAGCCGTCTTGCTCGTATTCGACGCGGACGTAGAGACGGGGCTGTTGACCAGCCTTCGAGCGGGTAACAGTCTGGTTCTTCAGCGCTCGCCAGCAGAGCGTGT harbors:
- the cas5b gene encoding type I-B CRISPR-associated protein Cas5b, producing the protein MTQQDPTDYASDGGDSSTARYVPDTCIGFDITADFAHFRKVGNNSAKPSYRVPPRTTIAGLLAGIMGMARNSYYDLFSPSSSAIAVVPKEMPHTYTMGITTVNTNEQAIQYLPEEKHYTKSAEMLTPKSYVEYDRQRDTYEMLVDPVYRIYVALADEDTHNELWERLENSRYHYSPALGLSECIADIRNVDTHTVESATTDAVDSAAYDDSAVIPKPGVSIKRERAPLYMEATDDGRRTTTYGNITYAAGDDRLPMDATRTYAVGDHEVILY